The Micromonospora sediminicola genome contains a region encoding:
- the cmk gene encoding (d)CMP kinase — MEENVPAGRCVVAVDGPSGSGKSTVSRRLAVSLGARYLDTGAMYRALTWAVLRSGVELTDAESVAKVAGEADLRLGTDPQGYAVTVDGTDVSTDIRGPEVTGAVSAVAAVGAVRELLVERQRRMIAEAGRIVVEGRDIGSVVAPDADLKVYLTASETARAQRRSAEDAADVAATAADLARRDRLDSTRKVNPLQQAADAVVLDTTELGIDEVVARLRQLLTERGVA; from the coding sequence GTGGAGGAAAACGTACCGGCCGGGCGATGTGTGGTCGCTGTGGACGGGCCGTCCGGTTCGGGGAAGTCCACCGTGTCGCGGCGACTGGCGGTGAGCCTGGGCGCCCGCTACCTCGACACCGGTGCCATGTACCGGGCGCTGACCTGGGCGGTCCTGCGCTCCGGGGTGGAGCTGACCGACGCCGAGTCGGTGGCCAAGGTCGCCGGCGAGGCCGACCTGCGCCTCGGCACCGACCCCCAGGGGTACGCGGTGACCGTCGACGGCACCGACGTGTCCACCGACATCCGCGGCCCGGAGGTGACCGGCGCGGTCTCCGCGGTGGCCGCCGTGGGCGCGGTCCGCGAGCTGCTCGTGGAGCGGCAGCGGCGCATGATCGCCGAGGCGGGCCGGATCGTCGTGGAGGGCCGCGACATCGGCTCGGTGGTGGCGCCCGACGCCGACCTGAAGGTCTACCTGACCGCCTCCGAGACGGCCCGCGCCCAGCGGCGCAGCGCCGAGGACGCGGCCGACGTCGCGGCGACCGCCGCCGACCTGGCCCGCCGGGACCGGCTGGACTCGACCCGCAAGGTCAACCCGCTCCAGCAGGCCGCCGACGCGGTGGTGCTGGACACCACCGAGCTGGGCATCGACGAGGTCGTCGCCCGCCTGCGCCAGCTCCTCACCGAGCGGGGCGTGGCGTGA
- a CDS encoding pseudouridine synthase produces MRRDDRAPKPDAPVYESAERLQKVLAAAGVGSRRACEDLIFRRRVTVNGRVAQLGDKADPTRDVIVVDGERLQADVRLVYVAMNKPRGVVTTMADEKGRTELADFIGARLEQRVYHVGRLDADSEGLLLLTNDGTLAHKLMHPSYEVLKTYLAEVAGPIPRNLGKRLTAGIELEDGPVKVHGFRVVDTLGKTAQVELTLHEGRKHIVRRLMAEAGHPVSRLIRTSIGPIKLGDLRTGRLRRLTNAEVAALFKAVGD; encoded by the coding sequence ATGCGACGCGATGACCGTGCCCCGAAGCCCGACGCCCCCGTCTACGAGAGCGCCGAGCGCCTGCAGAAGGTGCTCGCCGCCGCGGGGGTGGGTTCCCGCCGCGCCTGCGAGGACCTGATCTTCCGGCGCCGGGTCACCGTCAACGGGCGGGTGGCGCAGCTCGGCGACAAGGCCGACCCGACCCGCGACGTGATCGTCGTCGACGGGGAGCGGCTCCAGGCCGACGTCCGGCTGGTCTACGTGGCGATGAACAAGCCGCGCGGAGTGGTCACCACCATGGCCGACGAGAAGGGCCGCACCGAGCTCGCCGACTTCATCGGCGCGCGGCTGGAGCAGCGGGTCTACCACGTCGGCCGACTGGACGCCGACAGCGAGGGCCTGCTCCTGCTCACCAACGACGGCACCCTCGCCCACAAGCTCATGCACCCGTCGTACGAGGTGCTCAAGACCTACCTCGCCGAGGTGGCCGGGCCGATCCCGCGCAACCTGGGCAAGCGGCTGACCGCCGGCATCGAGCTGGAGGACGGGCCGGTGAAGGTCCACGGGTTCAGGGTGGTCGACACGCTGGGCAAAACCGCCCAGGTGGAGCTGACCCTGCACGAGGGGCGCAAGCACATCGTCCGGCGCCTGATGGCCGAGGCGGGACACCCGGTGTCCCGGCTGATCCGTACCTCGATCGGTCCGATCAAGCTCGGCGACCTGCGCACCGGGCGGCTGCGGCGGCTGACCAACGCGGAGGTCGCCGCCCTGTTCAAGGCCGTGGGTGACTGA
- the scpB gene encoding SMC-Scp complex subunit ScpB — protein MSDEERHDSLADQAAAWIPPWQRPSAPQAAPEPDDSSSAAEQAEPEISDTSDSPRTGTAHDLDSAAGPSRDLGSEGPPEGPIPSKIAATGSDLGTGAPPEGRDRTKISGGSGADVGTSERDAADQGSGEAATDGVPPKRGRRRAAPEPAPAPVLDDAELRGALEAILLVVDQPVSELTLAEVLEQAPERVGAMLDEIAAGYTAAGHGFELRRAAGGWRLYTRPEYATYVERFVLDGQSVRLTQAALETLAVVAYRQPVTRSRISAIRGVNCDGVLRTLVGRGLVEECGTEADSGAFLYRTTTMFLEKLGLNSVDDLPPLAPFLPDDVEELADATR, from the coding sequence ATGAGCGACGAGGAACGCCACGACTCGCTGGCCGATCAGGCTGCTGCCTGGATCCCTCCCTGGCAGCGTCCGTCCGCGCCCCAGGCCGCGCCCGAGCCGGACGACTCCAGTTCGGCCGCCGAGCAGGCGGAACCCGAGATCTCGGACACTTCTGACTCGCCACGAACCGGGACCGCCCACGATCTCGACTCCGCCGCAGGGCCGTCCAGAGATCTTGGAAGCGAAGGGCCCCCAGAGGGGCCGATTCCTTCCAAGATCGCCGCAACCGGGTCGGATCTTGGTACGGGGGCGCCCCCGGAGGGGCGGGACCGTACCAAGATCTCTGGCGGAAGCGGGGCGGACGTCGGCACGTCCGAGCGGGACGCGGCGGACCAGGGGAGCGGGGAAGCGGCAACGGACGGCGTACCCCCGAAGCGGGGGCGGCGGCGGGCGGCGCCCGAGCCGGCGCCCGCGCCGGTGCTCGACGACGCGGAGCTGCGCGGCGCCCTGGAGGCCATCCTGCTGGTGGTCGACCAGCCGGTCAGCGAGCTGACCCTGGCCGAGGTCCTCGAACAGGCCCCGGAGCGCGTCGGCGCGATGCTCGACGAGATCGCCGCCGGCTACACCGCCGCCGGGCACGGGTTCGAGCTGCGCCGGGCCGCGGGTGGCTGGCGTCTCTACACCCGGCCGGAATACGCCACCTACGTGGAACGGTTCGTACTGGACGGGCAGTCGGTCCGGCTGACCCAGGCCGCGCTGGAAACTCTCGCCGTGGTCGCCTACCGGCAGCCGGTGACCCGTTCCCGCATCTCCGCCATCCGGGGTGTGAACTGCGACGGGGTGCTCCGTACCCTGGTGGGTCGCGGCCTGGTCGAGGAGTGCGGCACCGAAGCGGACAGCGGTGCGTTCCTCTACCGGACCACCACCATGTTCCTGGAGAAGCTGGGGCTCAACTCGGTGGACGACCTGCCGCCCCTGGCCCCGTTCCTTCCCGACGACGTAGAAGAGCTTGCCGATGCGACGCGATGA
- a CDS encoding segregation and condensation protein A: protein MTAPPLDPPHGTGDPAAAAELAAEVDGVVPANPETSGFTVRLDNFTGPFDLLLQLISKHKLDVTEVALHKVTDEFIAYLRAMGDQWDLDETSEFLLVAATLLDLKAARLLPSAEVEDEEDLALLEARDLLFARLLQYKAYKEAAAHIAELEAVGGRRYPRAVTLEPRYAEALPDLVLGIGPQRLLKLALKAMSPKPVPEVSIAHVHMVRVSVREHAGIIADRLRRAGVATFSLLCADCEMTLEVVARFLALLELYRQGLVAFVQEQALEELTVRWTGPAEGEAELTVDEYAGTPESTTTSTPAAPADGDVAGSAAPGAPVVAASDAVLPTDAADEPAPTQELEG, encoded by the coding sequence GTGACCGCACCGCCCCTCGACCCGCCGCACGGCACCGGCGACCCCGCCGCCGCCGCGGAGCTGGCCGCCGAGGTCGACGGCGTGGTGCCCGCCAACCCGGAGACCAGTGGCTTCACGGTCCGGCTGGACAACTTCACCGGGCCGTTCGACCTGCTGCTCCAGCTGATCAGCAAGCACAAGCTGGACGTCACCGAGGTCGCCCTGCACAAGGTCACCGACGAGTTCATCGCCTACCTGCGAGCCATGGGCGACCAGTGGGACCTGGACGAGACCAGCGAGTTCCTGCTGGTCGCCGCCACTCTGCTCGACCTCAAGGCGGCCCGGCTGCTGCCCTCGGCCGAGGTGGAGGACGAGGAGGACCTGGCGCTGCTGGAGGCGCGGGACCTGCTCTTCGCCCGGCTGTTGCAGTACAAGGCGTACAAGGAGGCCGCCGCGCACATCGCCGAGCTGGAGGCGGTCGGCGGCCGGCGCTACCCGCGGGCGGTCACCCTGGAGCCCCGGTACGCCGAGGCGTTGCCCGACCTGGTGCTCGGTATCGGCCCGCAGCGCCTGCTCAAGCTCGCGCTGAAGGCGATGAGCCCGAAGCCGGTGCCCGAGGTGTCCATCGCGCACGTGCACATGGTCCGGGTCAGCGTCCGGGAGCACGCCGGCATCATCGCCGACCGGTTGCGCCGGGCCGGCGTCGCCACGTTCTCGCTGCTCTGCGCCGACTGCGAGATGACGCTGGAGGTGGTGGCGCGGTTCCTGGCGCTGCTGGAGCTGTACCGGCAGGGGCTGGTCGCGTTCGTGCAGGAGCAGGCGCTGGAGGAGTTGACGGTGCGCTGGACCGGCCCGGCCGAGGGGGAGGCCGAGCTGACCGTCGACGAGTACGCCGGCACCCCCGAATCCACGACCACGTCCACCCCCGCCGCGCCGGCCGACGGCGATGTCGCCGGCTCCGCCGCGCCGGGCGCCCCGGTCGTCGCCGCATCCGACGCCGTCTTGCCGACCGACGCCGCGGACGAACCCGCACCGACGCAGGAGTTAGAGGGATGA
- a CDS encoding ParA family protein yields MAGNGDRAETWTSELREQQATLGADLGPADPAAYTMRKPIPEPMPTDRHGPARIIAMANQKGGVGKTTTTINLGAALAEYGRKVLLVDFDPQGALSVGLGVNPHNLDLSVYNLLMQDDVTAEDVLIKTDVAGLHLLPANIDLSAAEIQLVNEVAREMALARVLRTIRKEYDFILIDCQPSLGLLAINALTVAHGVLIPLECEFFSLRGVALLLDTIDKVRERLNFDLELEGILATMYDSRTTHCRQVLQRVVEAFGDKVYQTVITKTVKFPESTVAGAPITTLDPASSGARNYRQLAREVIAAQADR; encoded by the coding sequence ATGGCAGGAAACGGTGACCGTGCCGAGACCTGGACGTCGGAGCTCCGTGAGCAGCAGGCGACGCTCGGCGCCGACCTCGGCCCCGCCGACCCGGCCGCCTACACCATGCGCAAGCCGATCCCCGAGCCGATGCCGACCGACCGGCACGGCCCGGCGCGGATCATCGCGATGGCCAACCAGAAGGGTGGCGTCGGCAAGACCACGACCACCATCAACCTGGGCGCCGCGCTCGCGGAGTACGGCCGCAAGGTGCTGCTCGTCGACTTCGACCCGCAGGGCGCCCTCTCCGTCGGCCTGGGCGTCAACCCGCACAACCTCGACCTCTCGGTCTACAACCTGCTCATGCAGGACGACGTCACCGCCGAGGACGTCCTGATCAAGACCGACGTGGCCGGGCTGCACCTGCTGCCGGCCAACATCGACCTCTCCGCCGCCGAGATCCAGCTGGTCAACGAGGTCGCCCGCGAGATGGCCCTGGCCCGGGTGCTGCGGACCATCCGCAAGGAGTACGACTTCATCCTGATCGACTGCCAGCCCTCGCTGGGGCTGCTGGCGATCAACGCGCTGACCGTCGCGCACGGCGTGCTCATCCCGCTGGAGTGCGAGTTCTTCAGCCTGCGCGGTGTCGCGCTGCTGCTGGACACCATCGACAAGGTGCGCGAGCGGCTCAACTTCGACCTGGAGCTCGAGGGCATCCTCGCCACCATGTACGACAGTCGCACCACCCACTGCCGGCAGGTGCTCCAGCGTGTGGTCGAGGCATTCGGCGACAAGGTCTACCAGACCGTGATCACCAAGACGGTGAAGTTCCCCGAGTCGACGGTGGCCGGCGCGCCCATCACCACCCTCGACCCGGCCTCCTCCGGCGCGCGCAACTACCGCCAGCTCGCCCGAGAGGTGATCGCCGCCCAGGCGGACCGGTAG